The genomic region TTTTCACTGGGTGCCTTAGTGGTTGGTAGATCTTAAATCTAATTACAGATAAAATGCAATAAGATTTTCAGAGTTAGAATAAAGGTATTGAACATGTCCTCAATCAAATCAGAGGAGTTCTGATGGTGTTGCGTTCCTCTTCCATCTTAGGCATTTTCAGCCATTGTCATGCAGATAAAGGTACAGCCACTGTTACACTTAATGTCATCAAAGCCCTCAGCCCCTGTAGAACACAACATCACTGTTAGTCATAGCGCTACACAAATGAAGGATAACTGCGGCACTTTTCTCGAGGAGAAAAAGTACAGATACCACACAGTATATTATGTTTCTGTGAAGAAATTCTTTACAccatatcattttttttttccagttctTACTACAGGGTCCATATGGTAAAGGCTAGGATTCAATACAAATCTGTTGTAGCATGCTTGAACTGTTAAGGCAATTACTTTAAATCCAGTCCACATGGATGCTGAAATATTTCCTTAAAATGTGCTAAGCTTTGGAGTACATTGTGATTCTTTCATTGTAATTCAAATCATTTTCCACAATACATCTGCAGTAATAGTGAAATGATGATGTTTAACAGTATTTATTAACTGCCATCATTGCTGGGATTGACTTTGATATGTGCCCATTGATTTCTGACCCCTGCCCCCGGCCCGGCAATGTGGTTCAAATGGAAACGTCATGATGATTTTGTGGTTGGGGCAAGAGACCAGTGTAAATATCATAATCAACATTCTACAGATTGTGTTCGTGtaagaaaacactgaataatGTATGGAATcatgttatttacatttctgtgaaatatattttcagtaaCAAGTATCACTTTTACAGCTGTTTTGAAGTGACGGATGACAGTATTTAAAAGATGTTAGCGAGCACGGGAGGAAGAGAGTTGTTTTAAAGAAAGCATTGCATCGTGTGTAGAAATTCAGTTTTTAGCAACTTTAAAAGGTGCATTTGTGTATCTGACCTTAAGTGTCACTAACGCAAGAATACATTGGCAATACTAACCTTTATAAGAGTTCAGTGCCACACAGTCTTCCTCTCCATACTGCTGTTCTATGGCACTCTTGGACCAGGAAAAAGCTGTGTTGCTCCCATCAGTCCAAACATATTTCCCTTCCTGACAGTGAGGACAAGGTTCAAGGTTATCAACAGTAGTAATTTATCTATTgtctaaattaaaaaaaaatcgaaGATCTGCTATGCGCTATTGAGGTGATACGTTTTGTTTTACCTCATCTAGATCATTTAGTCCCACCCAGGCATACGCAGATATGTCCTGGGTCTTCTTCACCATGGACAGAAGAAGCTGGTATTCACTAATGGAGTGAGCAGCAGCCAGGGTACCGCCTTCTTTCTGACAGTAATTCTGTATAAAGAAATATCCATATTATCATTGATTTCTATAACAAGCAATGTTGAGATTAGGTCAGAAATTGTCAAATAAAAAGAGGTAAATAGTGATGTAATCATGGCAATCCGTATTTTTGTGAATACTTTtataatgagagaaaaaaagtgcTAACTGACAaagaaagtctataattttaatggtaggtttatttggggatcaaaaaatatttttcttcactGTATATACATCACTTTAAATGTGAGTGAGATACTGACCAGTGCATCTGTCCATCCCATTTGTTTCTGGATCAGTTTGTAGCAATGAGGTACGTTGTTAGAGGCTAAATTATACC from Esox lucius isolate fEsoLuc1 chromosome 5, fEsoLuc1.pri, whole genome shotgun sequence harbors:
- the LOC105006620 gene encoding alpha-N-acetylgalactosamine-specific lectin-like encodes the protein MRVITLSVLACVLVTLLRAEGFHDNDIYDCQPGYNLASNNVPHCYKLIQKQMGWTDALNYCQKEGGTLAAAHSISEYQLLLSMVKKTQDISAYAWVGLNDLDEEGKYVWTDGSNTAFSWSKSAIEQQYGEEDCVALNSYKGAEGFDDIKCNSGCTFICMTMAENA